A stretch of the bacterium SCSIO 12827 genome encodes the following:
- the flgG gene encoding flagellar basal-body rod protein FlgG has product MRSLDIGSTGMIAQQRNVEVISNNLANMNTTAFKRRRTEFQDLIYQDLRRVGSTSADNGAIVPTGVQLGLGVKLAAVYRIHEQGNLSSTDNTFDMAIQGKGFFQVQLPTGETAYTRDGTFQLNENGQIVTHDGYLLNPPITVQDDAIDVTINASGEVLVKIEGQVQFSNAGQIQTVNFQNEPGLEAIGNNLYKETPASGSATTGNPGTEGYGTILQGFLETSNVNAVEEISNLISAQRAYEMNSKVIQTSDEMLGTLTSLR; this is encoded by the coding sequence ATGAGATCGCTTGATATCGGCTCGACAGGCATGATTGCCCAACAGCGAAACGTCGAGGTCATCTCCAACAACCTCGCCAACATGAACACCACGGCCTTCAAACGCCGGCGCACGGAATTCCAGGATCTGATTTATCAGGATCTGCGCCGCGTCGGGTCGACCTCGGCCGACAACGGCGCCATCGTGCCCACGGGCGTGCAGCTCGGTCTCGGTGTGAAGCTGGCTGCCGTCTATCGTATCCACGAGCAGGGCAACCTGTCGTCCACCGACAACACCTTCGACATGGCCATTCAGGGCAAGGGCTTCTTCCAGGTCCAGTTGCCCACGGGCGAAACCGCCTATACCCGCGACGGCACGTTCCAGCTTAACGAGAACGGCCAGATCGTGACCCATGACGGTTATCTCCTGAACCCGCCGATCACAGTGCAGGACGACGCCATCGACGTGACCATCAACGCATCTGGCGAAGTTCTGGTGAAGATCGAAGGCCAGGTGCAGTTTTCCAACGCCGGCCAGATTCAGACCGTGAATTTCCAGAACGAACCCGGTTTGGAAGCCATCGGCAACAACCTCTACAAGGAAACCCCTGCTTCCGGCAGCGCGACCACCGGCAATCCCGGAACGGAAGGCTACGGCACCATTCTTCAGGGCTTCCTGGAAACCTCGAACGTGAACGCGGTGGAAGAGATCTCCAACCTGATCTCCGCCCAGCGGGCCTATGAAATGAACTCCAAGGTCATTCAGACCTCGGACGAAATGCTGGGAACGCTGACGTCGCTCCGCTAA
- the flgA gene encoding flagellar basal body P-ring formation protein FlgA produces the protein MTARNLFIAAVMAAALVPVAALPAAGAAKKTSPADAAEQSEKVTAPLLRDSVTVDDKVVYLGDLFINVGEKADAAVAYAPAPGERAIFDARWLYRVARAYRLNWRPLSARQQVVVERVSQVIERAEIIDTIMAALFEKGADPASELDLSTQLTRVHIAGSATPTIGVDDISYDPRSQRFAAVISIPKGDPAGERLRLTGRLHPVVKIPVVSKVMARNDILTERDVKWIRIRADRIMPDTVTKLEDLVGMSVKRGLRPDDVIRLSDVERPILVERGSLVTVTLSHGPLSLTAQGKALERGALGDVVQIVNRRSKSVFEGEITGPSRAKVTMMSIRELAQNSQ, from the coding sequence ATGACCGCCCGAAATCTGTTCATCGCCGCCGTAATGGCCGCAGCACTGGTGCCCGTCGCCGCGCTGCCCGCGGCCGGTGCCGCCAAGAAAACGTCGCCCGCCGACGCGGCGGAGCAGAGCGAGAAGGTGACCGCGCCGTTGCTCCGCGACTCCGTTACCGTCGATGACAAGGTGGTCTACCTGGGCGACCTGTTCATCAACGTCGGCGAGAAGGCCGATGCCGCGGTGGCCTACGCCCCCGCCCCCGGCGAACGGGCCATCTTCGACGCCCGTTGGCTTTACCGGGTGGCGCGGGCCTACCGTCTGAACTGGCGGCCGCTGTCGGCCCGCCAACAGGTCGTCGTCGAACGCGTCAGCCAGGTCATCGAACGGGCCGAAATCATCGACACCATCATGGCGGCGCTGTTTGAAAAGGGTGCGGATCCGGCCTCTGAACTGGACCTTTCGACGCAGCTGACCCGCGTCCATATCGCCGGCAGCGCCACCCCCACCATCGGCGTCGACGACATCAGCTATGATCCGCGCAGTCAGCGCTTCGCGGCGGTCATCTCCATCCCCAAGGGCGACCCGGCCGGGGAACGGTTGCGCCTGACCGGCCGCCTGCATCCGGTGGTCAAGATCCCGGTCGTATCGAAGGTGATGGCACGCAACGACATCCTTACGGAACGTGACGTGAAATGGATCCGCATCCGCGCCGACCGCATCATGCCGGACACGGTGACCAAACTGGAAGACCTGGTCGGCATGTCTGTCAAACGCGGCCTGCGGCCCGACGACGTGATCCGCCTGTCCGACGTCGAACGCCCGATCCTGGTGGAACGCGGCTCGCTTGTGACCGTCACCCTGAGCCACGGCCCGCTGTCCCTGACCGCACAAGGCAAAGCACTTGAGCGTGGGGCTCTCGGCGACGTGGTGCAGATCGTCAATCGGCGCTCCAAATCCGTGTTCGAAGGCGAAATCACGGGGCCCAGCCGGGCCAAGGTGACGATGATGAGCATTCGCGAATTGGCGCAGAACAGCCAGTAA